CTTCCAAGCGAGCCATCGCCTGTTCAAATTTCACCCCAGCCACAATCTTCTCCCTTCAAAGTCGATTATTATAGCGAAGCTCCAGTACGATTTTAAACGGATAGATTCGACTTCACTTCCTTCACCGTACAACGAACCTGGCCGTTGGCAAGACGGGCAACGACCTCGTCTCCGACGGCCACTTGCCCGACATCTCGAATGATCTGATGCCTCGGCACCGTTTCGAGAATTGCGTATCCGCGCTCCAGAACCGCAAGCGGACTCAACCCATTCAATCTCCTGAGGGTGCTGCGTGCCAGTTGCATCTGATGGGTCAGGGTATGATCCATCGCAGCGGCCAAACGCAACTGCAGCTGCGGGATAACCCCCAGCTCTCGACGCACGTGAAAGACCGGGTTTTGCGACATCAGCGCTTGTGTCCAGGCCTGCGCATCTGCGATGGCACACCTCAGCGTGGCCTGTGCCGCTTCTCGCATGCCTGTCATAGCGTCATCCACCCGCTGCGCCTCTTTGAGAATTCTCAGCCGAATATGACTCATATGGGCCAGCACGAGATCAAGTCGCTGATGCTGATCCAAGCACTGTGCGGTAATCGCTTGCCGACAACGAGCGACGAACATATCCAGCCGTTCAACAAGTTCCGCTAAGACGGGAACAACCAGTTCAGCGGCAGCAGAGGGTGTTGGGGCTCTGACATCTGCGGCAAAGTCGGTCAGCGTCACGTCCGTCTCATGTCCTACGGCTGATACGATAGGCACCGTTGAGGCGGCCACCGCTCGGACCACGATTTCTTCGTTGAAACTCCACAGATCTTCCAATGATCCACCGCCCCGTCCAACAATCATGACGTCGACGAACCCCAGCTTATTCAGGGTCTCAATGGCTTCCACGATCTGCTCCGCCGCCCCACCCCCTTGCACTGAGACCGGCACAAGAATAATGCGCACGATGGGACATCGACGGTGCAAGACCGCCATCATGTCTCGAACCGCTGCCCCAGTCGCTGAGGTCACAAGGCCGACGGTCCGTGGAAACTCTGGAAGTGAACGTTTACGTGTAACATCGAAGAGTCCCTCATCTTCCAGGCGGCGCTTCAGTTGCTCAAACGCTAATTGCAGCGCGCCCAGCCCCTGGGGCTCCACATGATCTAGGATGAGCTGATATTCCCCTCGAGGCTCATAGACGGAGAGTCGCCCCCGCACGATGACATGGAGACCGTCTTCTAGGCCGAATCGCAATCGAAGGGCGGTTGATCGAAAGATTACGGCACGAACCTGACTCGTCTGATCCTTGAGGGTACAATACAGATGCCCGGACCCTGGCGCGCGCAGGTTCGAAATCTCTCCCTCGAGCCATACCTCCGAAAAGGACGTCTCGAGCGAGGCCCGCACCATGGCGGTCAATGCTGAGACAGTGAGCACCTGTCTCGAAGACGAATCGAGAGCGAAGAGAGACGAAGGCGGCTGGGTCTGTGTGAGTCCTCTTCTCATGAAACCCGTGAGGCACTCAGCAGCGTACTGAGACAGCTCTGGATACGTGCGACAATAAGTGATGCTTCGCTTAATCGAACTGGCGAATCCGTTCGAACGCCACGGCCTTGCCCAAGCGCGTATCCAGCTCGAGCAGAACGGCACAAAACACCGACGGCCCTGAGGCAACTTCAAATCGCCTCGGCATGCCGGTCAAGAACTTCTCGATGGCGAGTTCCTTTTTCACACCGATGACGGAATGGAGCGGTCCCGTCATGCCGATATCCGTGATATAGGCGGTGCCCTTCGGAAGGATCTGCTCATCGGCCGTTTGCACATGGGTATGGGTCCCGACGACGGCCGTCACCTCCCCGTCTAAAAAATGCCCCATCGCCATTTTTTCAGACGACGCTTCCGCATGCATGTCGACGATGATGGCTGAGGTTTCCCGTTTCAACCTCGACACCTCACGTTTGGCCGTCTGGAATGGACAATCGATCGTCGGCATGTACACGCGACCCATCACTTGGAGAACGGCCAATCGCTCACCCCCTGCGGTCTCAATCACCACGCTCCCGCTTCCAGGTACTCCCGAAGGATAGTTTGCCGGACGCAGCAATCGCGGTTCACGCGAAAAATAGTCAACGGCTTCCTTTTTATCCCACGCATGATTGCCCGTCGTGACAACTGAGACGCCGGTGTCGAAGAGTTCTTCGGCCAACTCCGGCGTGATGCCGAATCCGCCTGCCACATTTTCTCCATTGGCGATGACCGCATCGACTTGGCGCTGAGCCACCAGACGAGGTACCGCTCGGGCAAGCGCTCGACGGCCTGGCTCCCCCATGACGTCGCCGATACACAACACCTTCATTTGGCGTATTCCACGTACCGGCTTTCCCGAATCACCGTCACCTTGATTTGGCCCGGATAGGTCAACTCCTGTTCGATCTTTTTTGCCAGCTCGCGTGAGAGCTGGAACGATTCCGCATCCGTGATGTCTTCCTGTCGAACAATGACCCGAATTTCACGGCCCGCTTGGATGGCGTATGCCTTCTGAACCCCTTTGTGCCCGGTTGCGAGCGATTCCAATTTTTCCAATCGCTTCACGTACGACTCAAGTGCTTCGCGCCTGGCTCCAGGGCGTGCGGCCGATAAGGCCTCAGCCGCGGCCACTAATACGCTCTCCGGACAAATCGGCTCCACCTGCTCATGATGCGCCGCGATAGCGTTGACGATCTTTGCCGACTCGCCATACTTCTTGGCGATCTCAGCCCCCAGCATGGCATGCGGACCCTCCTCTTCATGACTGACAGCCTTGCCGATATCATGAAGAAGGGCACCTCGCCGAGCCAACTTCACATCGAGACCCAACTCCGACGCCATGATGCCGCAGATGTAGGACGCTTCGCGGGCATGATAGAGATTGTTCTGGCCGTAACTCGTTCGATATTTCAGACGGCCCAAGACCTTAATCAGCTCCGGATTAAAATCTGAGAGGCCCAGTTCAAAGATAATCTTCTCGGCCTCTTCGTACATCAACTTGTCGATGTCGACCTTGACCTTTTCGACGATCTCCTCGATACGCGTGGGATGGATGCGTCCGTCGTGCATCAGACGCTCCAGAGATACTTTTGCAATCTCGCGCCGCAAGGGATCGAACCCAGAGATAATCACCGCCTCAGGTGTTTCATCGATGATGAGATCAATACCGGTCGCCGCTTCCAGTGCACGGATATTGCGTCCTTCACGACCAATGATCCGCCCCTTCATGGCATCGTTCGGTATGGGGACAACTGAAATCGTCGACTCCGACACGTAGTCACGAACCACACGTTGAATCGATGAGGTAATGATTTCCCGCGCCTCCCGCTCGGCGTTTTCGCGAGCCTCTTCAATGGTCCGCTTGGCGATCCCAACGGCATCCAGTCTCGCCTGCGATTCCATTTCGACGATCAACTGTTTCTTCGCTTCTTCAGCCGTCATGCCCGCCACACGCTCTAAGGCCTCACGGTGCTCCCGCTCCGCCTTGGCGCAGGCCGCCTCTTTCACCGTCAACCCTTCCTCCCGTTTCGAGAAATCCTGCTCGCGTTTCCGTGCTTCATTCTCGCGTTTTTCTATGGCCGTCAACTTTCCATCGAGGACACCTTCTCGCTGGATGAGCCGTTTTTCCACCCCTGACAATTCACCCAACTTCGCCTTTTGTTCCTGCTCGAACTCAGACTTTGCCTTAAACGCAAGGTCCTTCGCCTCAAACCTGGCTTCCTTGATCAGGTTTTCGGCTTCTCGTTGTGCATTCTGCACAACCTGTTTCGCAAGTTCTTCGGCCTCCGCCTGTTTCGCCCCCATCACACGGCGCCGCAGCAGCTCAAAGACCCCTGCTCCAACCACGGCACCGACAATCAGAGACAGTACGATGGACACAATCGTTGCAGTAGAAATGGGAGTCACCCCCTTCTTAGATTTCGCCCGGCCAACTCCGTTTGGCCCGAGCTAGGCACACCAAGACACGTCACGGACAACAGGTACGATTCGGACAGGTGCGGTGGATGATGAAGGAGGGGCCTTAGGAGACTATCGGTTCTTTGACTTGGAAGCACAGGGGTTCATCAGGATACAACTCACGACTCCGCCGGATTTCGCTGTGCATCTCACACATCAGGGGCATCAATGCGCGGCGGTGAAGAACGCAGCAACGGACTCTGAATCATCACTCTGTCCGTCCGTCCTCTACCAAGACCATGCGCCGTGAAAACCTATCCGTCCTTAGACGGATGGAACTGGTTGACCACGCATGATCCGTACACTGAGCCCCCTGATGAACAAACACTTCGTATCCCTTCAGAACAATACTGCCTGTGGCTTTCTCGACGCTATTTCCAAGTCATTCAACGATTCAACCTTGTGGCCCTAACCTGATCCACCTGCACTGACTTATCTATACGATAACAAAGGGACTCTTTGAAAGCAAGGCGAATCACCACGCTATCGAAAGAGCGACGACGGCATCTGCTCCTCGATCGATTCCATTAAGGTCACCATCCGCCGTTCGACATCGGCCTCCCCCTGGACCCGTTTCTTTTCGGATTCAAAGAGTTGATGGGCAAGATTAATCGCGGTGAGCACGGCCAACTTCGAGGGCGTCGTCGTCTTCATCCCCTCCGCGAGGTGTTTCATATGGTCGTCGACAAAATGAGCCAGCCGCCGAACATAGACATCATCACTGTCTCCGGTGATGGCATACCGTTGACCATAAATTTCCACATCAATGGTCTTAGTCAATGGCCACCTCCTTCGGCTCCTCGATACACTCAATCAGCTCGATCTCGCTCATGACTTTTTCGATTCGCGTTTTGATATCCACTCGCTCCATTTCCCATCTGCGATTCATATCATCTTGCTGGGCCAACTGCTGGCGAGCCGTTTTGAGCTCCTCCTCCAAGAGTCCGTTCTTTCGCTTGAGCTCTTGAACGAGCTTGACCAGGTCACGAATTCGCGTTTCGAGCGCATCCAGTCGATCCAATGACATAATCATCCCCTCTTGGTTATGACCACCACAGATTGTGGCGCACTATAAAAATTTCACAAGATCCTGTCAAGAAACGGTTTTGGGCGCCCCGGATAAACGCAGATATTCCTTGTAACTGCGGAGCACCCGCTTCACGTATTGCCGGGTCTCTTGGTACTGAATCAACTCTACGAACTCATCCTCGCTTCGACCGCGATATGTCGTTGCCCAGGCCCCCACGACGACCGGGCCGGCGTTATACGCGGCGATCGCTTGAGCCACATTGCCTGAAAACTGCGCCAAGAGCTGTTCCACATACCGCACACCGATCCGAATGTTGACTTCCTGATCGAACAGATCCTCGCGAGATACGCTTGGCAGGTGATGTTGCTGAGCCACCGTATTGGCCGTGGTCGGCATCACTTGCATCAAACCAATGGCGCCGACGCGTGACACGGCTTTCCAATCATACTGGCTTTCCTCTCGGATGATCGCGGCGACTAAAAAGGGGTCTACGCCGTTGGTCGCCGACATCTTAATCGTCGGAATCAATCCGGTCGGATAGGCCACGTTCCACAAACCCTCGGCAATGGTCCCGCCGGTCCTTTCCAACTTCTCGCGAAATCGCGATCGCACAAGGCGTAAGGCATGGTGATACGCGCCGACCTCATTCAGCATGATGGATAAGGCCGCCAATACCTCAGGATCCCGACTATACCGATCCGTCAAGACGCTCAGCTCTCTTGCGGCATCCTGCTCCCGGCCCAGCAACCGCAGCTCAACCGCTCGCTTGAAGGCTGGTTGTTGTTCGATCTGACTCCGATTGACGACCTGATTCTCCTGAGCCAGCCCGTGACCGGCCTCAGAAATGGGTTGGACGGCCAACACTGGTGCCACCGCCGGATCCTGTTCCATCCGTGCGGGAAGCTGGCCTCCTCCCTGCTCGCGTGCCAGCTGGCAATAGTAGGTGTACGGGAACCGTTGGCAGAGCTGTGCAAACAGGTCCTTCGCCTTGGCATCTCCAAGCTGCCCATGGGCACGCGCAATCCAGTAGAGCGCTTGTGGCTCCACATCGCTATCCTTTTGGTCGACAATCTGCTGCCACACCCGGATCGCCTCCCGCTGACGATCTGTTCGATAGAGCAACCACCCCTCCCGCCATTGTGCCTCGGTTCGTTGAGAAGCGGGTTCACCCATCTTGGCAACATGCCGATACCGTTCGGCCGCCTCGTCGAAACGTGATTGATCCTCGAGCCAGATTCCAGCGAACAAGTTGACCTGGCCCTTCTGCTCCGGAGTCAAAGTCCGCCTTGACAGCGTGCGACACAAATCCAACAGCTTCTCTCCCAACCCCTGGCGGAGATAGACTCTCGCCAACCAGACCGTCGCTTCATCCGTCCGAGGCCCTTGGTCCTCGGTCAGCACAGAGAAGGTCTCGCGCGCCTGGTCATAATTCTTGAGCCGAACCTGTGCGATTCCCAATTTGAGCTTGGCATCCGCGCGTTGTGGAGAGGAAGGATCCAGAGCCATGAACTTTTTGAGCTCATCGATCGCTTCCGCATGGAGTGACTGTGCCAGAAACACCTGGGCACGCTCATAATAGAGGTCAGGAGAGGCACTCCAGGATGCACCTCCGTTGTTGCCCGCCAGCAACCCCTCGGCCTCCTTCGCCTCCTTCGTTTGTGGGAACTTCACCCAGAGCTGCTTTAACGTCTCTCGAGCTTCGGCTAGCTGACTTTCGCGGAGATAACACGAGGCCATCCGCAGCCAGGCTTGTGCGATTTGAGGGTCTTTGTCGTTTCCACTCACCGCTTTCGCAAGCCACGAGATGGCCTCGGGGCAACTGGAGGCTCGGTACCAGGCTTCCCCGGCACGGAGCGCGACCAGATTGAGAAGGTTGGAATCGGGAACCGCTTGCGACACTCCCTCGAACATCGCTGCAGCCTCCTTGACCTCCCCCAGTCGTAAATGGGCCTCCCCGATCCAGAATCGGATGTAATCGTCGAGGACAGGAACGTCTTGTTGTGCGGCTCGGAGATACGGCAGCGCGGCAGCAGGATTGCGATCCATCAGAATCACGCCGGAGAGTAAGCCGGCCCGCTTCGCCCAGATCGACGCCGGAGCCCCCTCCATCACCTTGCGGAGACGTTCGAGTTTCAGTGCAACGACTTGATCCTTCGTGAGGACATTTCCCAGTCGTTCCCTCGGCCAGACCGCTGCCAGAAAACAGTCTTCGGAAGACGCACAGTTCTCGTGGTTCGTTTGTTCCAGCGCGGCGACTTGTGCGGCGTGCGCGTCATGCACAGACACCCCCACGCTGAGCAACGTCAAATAGAGACCGAGAATCAGCGACACGTTATGGTTCCTCATGGTTACCCATCGCAATGCACTTAGCACCATTATATACAGAGCCACTCACAATGGAAAAAGAATTGCAGGTCGGTGAGTGGCCGGCTCGTATGCGAGGCAACCTGCGCTGTGATAGGCTGCCCATCCAGCGAGGAATCATATGGCCGATCCATCGGTCTCGCATCTCAACTCAACGGTTCAGCTCTTAGCTCTCACCGAACATCAGATGGCCCGGCTTGTCCGCACGCAGGGCTGGCCCGAGTATCGAACCGCTCAAATTCTGCGTTGGATATACCAACGACGACTCCGAACGATCACGGACATGACTGATCTCCCGATGCATGATCGAGTGACACTGTCTCGATCAGCTGCTATCGGTCGTTCGGCACAGGTGAGCGTTCTCCGGTCCCAAGATGGAACACGTAAAGTACTCTTGACGCTCGAAGACGGCATGACCGTCGAATCTGTACTGATCCCGGATGACACGCGGCTGACCCTCTGCGTGTCGACGCAAGTAGGCTGTATGTTGGACTGTGGGTTTTGTCTCACCGGACAGATGGGGCTGAAACGTAATCTCAAGCTCCATGAAATCATCGATCAGGTCCTAACCTCGCAAGACCTCCTGAGCGCTGAGGAACACATCACGAACCTTGTCTTCATGGGAATGGGTGAACCCCTCGCCAATGTGGAGACACTCAAGGCCGCCGTAGCCGCTTTGACGAACAAACCCTGGGGCCTGGGATGGTCACGAAGACGCATTACCGTCTCGACAGCCGGTCTGGCATCCCGCCTCTCAGACGTCGCAACAATGGGTGTGAATCTCGCCATTTCTCTGAATGCCACCACAGAAGCACAACGCCGAGATCTGATGCCCGCCGCCAGTAACATCGCATCCTTGAATTCGCTCTTGGATGCTTGTCGGCGATACCCGCTTGCGCCTCACCGACGGTTGACGTTCGAGTACGTCCTGTTGGCCGGTGTAAATGACCTTCCAGCCGATGCACATCGCCTAGTACGACTGCTGAAATCCTTGCGCTGCAAAGTGAATCTGATTCCGTTCAATGAGTTTCCGGGCAGTCGGTTTCGCCGTCCGCCGGACAACGACGTACTTCGGTTTCAATCCGATCTTCGTAAGGCGGGACTCGATGTCTATGTCCGTCAGAGTCGTGGGCGCGACGTGTACGGTGCCTGCGGACAGCTCGGTGACATCTCCGGCAACCGATCTCCCGTTACCTTGACAGCAATTGAAACTCGTTGTTAGCATGCCCTATTCAACGTTCATTATGATCAGGCCGATACTCACACGCACTTGGTTTGCCTGCCTCGTAGGGATGCTCCTGGTCCTGGGCGACCGGTCCCCCTCCATGGGAGCTGACCCCAACGAATACATGCTTTCAAACGGGATGAAGGTGCTGCTGATCGAAGTGCCAAAAGCCCCGGTGGCCACAGTCCAAGTCTGGTACAAGGTGGGTTCCCGAAATGAAGTCATGGGTCGTGCGGGACTCTCACACATGCTCGAGCACATGATGTTCAAAGGCACAGCCAGGTATCCCAAAGGCTCCTTTTCCCGCATCATCCGAAAGAATGGTGGTATCGACAACGCCTTTACCGGACAGGATTTTACCGCCTACTTTGAAAACGTGTCGGCTGACCGTGTCGGGCTCGCGTTAGAACTAGAAGCTGACCGAATGCAGGGGCTGCTTCTCGATCACAGTGAGTTCCAGACCGAGCGCGACGTTGTCAAAGAGGAACGCCGCCTGAGGTCTGAAGATGATCCTCAAGGCGCGTTAGTCGAAGCCTTGTTCTCCCAGGTTTTCATGAGCCATCCTTATCACTGGCCGGTGATCGGCTGGTTCGCAGACCTGGATGCAATGGCAATCGAAGATTTACAGCGCCACTATGACACCTTCTACTCGCCCAACAACGCCACCTTGATCGTAGTAGGTGACATCAAGGCTGACTCATTGCTCCCCATGATCAAGCGACTATTTGAGCCGATTCCCAGAGGCCCATCGCCGAAGCAGATTCTTCCGCCCGAGCCAGAACAGCGCGGCGAACGTCGTTTTCTCCTCAAGCGGGAAGCGCAGGTCCCGTTCGTCATGATGGGCTTCCGCATCCCGAACTATTCGAGTGACGACAGCTATGCTCTCGATCTCCTCGAGTCGATCCTCTCGCAGGGGAAGAGTTCCCGTCTCTACCAAAACGTGGTCTATGAGCAGAAGCTGGCGCTGGCAGTCGGTGCGGAATACAGCTTGCTGCAAACCGATCCCGGCCTATTCTACTTTTACGCACTGGTCAATCCTGGAGCGAAGGTGGAAGCAGTGGAAGAAGCGCTCCAGCGTGAAGTCACGCGTCTGCAGAATGACCCTCCATCGGAGTTGGAGCTGCAACGAGCGAAGAACCAAATCGAAGCATCGCGCGTGTTCGAACAAGATTCGAATTTTCGCCACGCCATGCTCATGGGACAAGCAGAGACCGTCGGAGCAGGGTGGAGACGAATCAATCAGTTCGTTGAGCGTATCCGTGCGGTCACCGCCCAGGACATTCAACGTGTCGCGAAGCTGTACTTAACCCCAGACAATCGGACCACCGGGATTCTCATCCCCTTGCCGCCAAAACCCGTCGAATCGTCCCACTCAGCACCGCACGATGGAAAGTCTTAGGACGCCATGAATCACGAACCCAACTCCACAGGCTACTCTGATTCTGGTCCTCGATCCAGTTCGCTTGCCAATCGGATGTGCTGGGTCCTGTGTGTGGCGATGTCGATGAGTGTTCCTCTAGGAGCGACTGCAGCCGACATTATCCCTGTCAAGTTCACGACACCCAATGGGATGACGGTCGTCGTGTTGGAACAACACTTTCTTCCCATCGTCGAACTCCATGCGCTCATCAAGGCTGGCTCATCCCAAGACCATCCGGAGAAGGCCGGTGTTGCCAACCTCGTTGCCAGCCTGCTGGATGAAGGCACCACGTCACGATCGTCCAAACAGCTGGCCGAGCAGATCGACTTCGTCGGTGGATCCCTCAGTGCCCAAGCCGGTGAAGATTTTACGACCGCGTCCACCCGCATCCTTAAAAAGGATATCGACCTGGGATTTACGCTTCTTGCTGATATCCTTCAACGCCCGGCATTCCCCAAACAGGAATTCGAACGGGTTCGATCACAGATTCTTGGGGAAATCGCGAGTGACAACGATGATCCCGGCCATGTGGCCATGAAAGCCTTCAACCAGCTAGTCTACCAGAACCACCCCTATCGCTGGCCTGTCCATGGAACCGAGGAGACCCTCAACAAGATCACCTTGTCCGACATCCAAAGCTTCTACGCCAAGGAATACCTCCCCAACCAAATCATTCTTACGATCGTGGGCGACATGACTGTCGAACAAGCGACCTCCCTCGTTCAGATTCATTTTGGATCCTGGAAGAAAGGTGCTGCACCGCCGCGACCGTCTAGAAAACCGCCCACTGTCGAGAAAAAGGCCGTCCAATTCATCGAGAAAGACTTAACCCAGTCCACTATTGTGTTGGGCCACTCCGGAATCAGCCGAACAAACCCGGATTTCTATGCGGTCACCGTCATGAACCATGTTCTCGGAGCCGGTGGATTTTCGTCGCGGCTGATGGATTCGATTCGCGATAAGCAGGGTCTTGCCTATGGGATTACAAGCCACTATGACGCGAGAGCCATGCCGGGATCGTTCTGGATCAACCTCCAGACCAGAACTGAGACCACCAACCAGGCCATCACCAGTGCCTTAGCCGAAATGAAGGCGATCCGTGAGGCGCCGGTGAGCGACCAGGAACTAGCCGAGGCCAAGTCATTCTTGATGGGGAGCTTCCCCTTACGACTGGACTCCACGGCCAAGCTGGCGCAAGTCTTGGGTCAGGTAGAATTTTTTGGACTCGGGTTCGATTACTTCAGCCAGTATCCTAAATGGATCGACCGAGTGACGAAAGACGACGTGCAGCGCGTGGCCAAGCAGTACCTAAACCCGCAGTCTTATGCTCTTGTGGTGGTGGGGAATATTACCAAGGCGAAAGTCCGTCATTAGCTCAACGTTTGAGAATTGTCCATGCAAGCCGTTTCGGTCCAAGAGAAACTTCTTCGACTCAGAACCCTTCTCACAGAGCTGGGTTCTGTGGTCGTCGCGTATTCCGGTGGAATCGATAGCACCTTCGTATTGAAAGTTGCACATGAACAACTCGGAGACAAGGCGGTCGGCATCACCGCCGTCTCGCCAACATTCCCGTCGCTTGAACTAGAAGCGGCCCAGCGCGTCGCGCAGGAAATTGGCGCTCGTCATGAAACGGTGCAAACAGACCAATTAGCCATTGATGATTTCGTCAAGAATGACGCCAGCCGTTGCTA
This portion of the Nitrospira sp. genome encodes:
- a CDS encoding exodeoxyribonuclease VII large subunit, which produces MRRGLTQTQPPSSLFALDSSSRQVLTVSALTAMVRASLETSFSEVWLEGEISNLRAPGSGHLYCTLKDQTSQVRAVIFRSTALRLRFGLEDGLHVIVRGRLSVYEPRGEYQLILDHVEPQGLGALQLAFEQLKRRLEDEGLFDVTRKRSLPEFPRTVGLVTSATGAAVRDMMAVLHRRCPIVRIILVPVSVQGGGAAEQIVEAIETLNKLGFVDVMIVGRGGGSLEDLWSFNEEIVVRAVAASTVPIVSAVGHETDVTLTDFAADVRAPTPSAAAELVVPVLAELVERLDMFVARCRQAITAQCLDQHQRLDLVLAHMSHIRLRILKEAQRVDDAMTGMREAAQATLRCAIADAQAWTQALMSQNPVFHVRRELGVIPQLQLRLAAAMDHTLTHQMQLARSTLRRLNGLSPLAVLERGYAILETVPRHQIIRDVGQVAVGDEVVARLANGQVRCTVKEVKSNLSV
- a CDS encoding TIGR00282 family metallophosphoesterase, giving the protein MKVLCIGDVMGEPGRRALARAVPRLVAQRQVDAVIANGENVAGGFGITPELAEELFDTGVSVVTTGNHAWDKKEAVDYFSREPRLLRPANYPSGVPGSGSVVIETAGGERLAVLQVMGRVYMPTIDCPFQTAKREVSRLKRETSAIIVDMHAEASSEKMAMGHFLDGEVTAVVGTHTHVQTADEQILPKGTAYITDIGMTGPLHSVIGVKKELAIEKFLTGMPRRFEVASGPSVFCAVLLELDTRLGKAVAFERIRQFD
- the rny gene encoding ribonuclease Y produces the protein MTPISTATIVSIVLSLIVGAVVGAGVFELLRRRVMGAKQAEAEELAKQVVQNAQREAENLIKEARFEAKDLAFKAKSEFEQEQKAKLGELSGVEKRLIQREGVLDGKLTAIEKRENEARKREQDFSKREEGLTVKEAACAKAEREHREALERVAGMTAEEAKKQLIVEMESQARLDAVGIAKRTIEEARENAEREAREIITSSIQRVVRDYVSESTISVVPIPNDAMKGRIIGREGRNIRALEAATGIDLIIDETPEAVIISGFDPLRREIAKVSLERLMHDGRIHPTRIEEIVEKVKVDIDKLMYEEAEKIIFELGLSDFNPELIKVLGRLKYRTSYGQNNLYHAREASYICGIMASELGLDVKLARRGALLHDIGKAVSHEEEGPHAMLGAEIAKKYGESAKIVNAIAAHHEQVEPICPESVLVAAAEALSAARPGARREALESYVKRLEKLESLATGHKGVQKAYAIQAGREIRVIVRQEDITDAESFQLSRELAKKIEQELTYPGQIKVTVIRESRYVEYAK
- a CDS encoding cell division protein ZapA; the protein is MTKTIDVEIYGQRYAITGDSDDVYVRRLAHFVDDHMKHLAEGMKTTTPSKLAVLTAINLAHQLFESEKKRVQGEADVERRMVTLMESIEEQMPSSLFR
- a CDS encoding transglycosylase SLT domain-containing protein, yielding MRNHNVSLILGLYLTLLSVGVSVHDAHAAQVAALEQTNHENCASSEDCFLAAVWPRERLGNVLTKDQVVALKLERLRKVMEGAPASIWAKRAGLLSGVILMDRNPAAALPYLRAAQQDVPVLDDYIRFWIGEAHLRLGEVKEAAAMFEGVSQAVPDSNLLNLVALRAGEAWYRASSCPEAISWLAKAVSGNDKDPQIAQAWLRMASCYLRESQLAEARETLKQLWVKFPQTKEAKEAEGLLAGNNGGASWSASPDLYYERAQVFLAQSLHAEAIDELKKFMALDPSSPQRADAKLKLGIAQVRLKNYDQARETFSVLTEDQGPRTDEATVWLARVYLRQGLGEKLLDLCRTLSRRTLTPEQKGQVNLFAGIWLEDQSRFDEAAERYRHVAKMGEPASQRTEAQWREGWLLYRTDRQREAIRVWQQIVDQKDSDVEPQALYWIARAHGQLGDAKAKDLFAQLCQRFPYTYYCQLAREQGGGQLPARMEQDPAVAPVLAVQPISEAGHGLAQENQVVNRSQIEQQPAFKRAVELRLLGREQDAARELSVLTDRYSRDPEVLAALSIMLNEVGAYHHALRLVRSRFREKLERTGGTIAEGLWNVAYPTGLIPTIKMSATNGVDPFLVAAIIREESQYDWKAVSRVGAIGLMQVMPTTANTVAQQHHLPSVSREDLFDQEVNIRIGVRYVEQLLAQFSGNVAQAIAAYNAGPVVVGAWATTYRGRSEDEFVELIQYQETRQYVKRVLRSYKEYLRLSGAPKTVS
- the rlmN gene encoding 23S rRNA (adenine(2503)-C(2))-methyltransferase RlmN — encoded protein: MADPSVSHLNSTVQLLALTEHQMARLVRTQGWPEYRTAQILRWIYQRRLRTITDMTDLPMHDRVTLSRSAAIGRSAQVSVLRSQDGTRKVLLTLEDGMTVESVLIPDDTRLTLCVSTQVGCMLDCGFCLTGQMGLKRNLKLHEIIDQVLTSQDLLSAEEHITNLVFMGMGEPLANVETLKAAVAALTNKPWGLGWSRRRITVSTAGLASRLSDVATMGVNLAISLNATTEAQRRDLMPAASNIASLNSLLDACRRYPLAPHRRLTFEYVLLAGVNDLPADAHRLVRLLKSLRCKVNLIPFNEFPGSRFRRPPDNDVLRFQSDLRKAGLDVYVRQSRGRDVYGACGQLGDISGNRSPVTLTAIETRC
- a CDS encoding insulinase family protein, with translation MLLVLGDRSPSMGADPNEYMLSNGMKVLLIEVPKAPVATVQVWYKVGSRNEVMGRAGLSHMLEHMMFKGTARYPKGSFSRIIRKNGGIDNAFTGQDFTAYFENVSADRVGLALELEADRMQGLLLDHSEFQTERDVVKEERRLRSEDDPQGALVEALFSQVFMSHPYHWPVIGWFADLDAMAIEDLQRHYDTFYSPNNATLIVVGDIKADSLLPMIKRLFEPIPRGPSPKQILPPEPEQRGERRFLLKREAQVPFVMMGFRIPNYSSDDSYALDLLESILSQGKSSRLYQNVVYEQKLALAVGAEYSLLQTDPGLFYFYALVNPGAKVEAVEEALQREVTRLQNDPPSELELQRAKNQIEASRVFEQDSNFRHAMLMGQAETVGAGWRRINQFVERIRAVTAQDIQRVAKLYLTPDNRTTGILIPLPPKPVESSHSAPHDGKS
- a CDS encoding insulinase family protein produces the protein MSVPLGATAADIIPVKFTTPNGMTVVVLEQHFLPIVELHALIKAGSSQDHPEKAGVANLVASLLDEGTTSRSSKQLAEQIDFVGGSLSAQAGEDFTTASTRILKKDIDLGFTLLADILQRPAFPKQEFERVRSQILGEIASDNDDPGHVAMKAFNQLVYQNHPYRWPVHGTEETLNKITLSDIQSFYAKEYLPNQIILTIVGDMTVEQATSLVQIHFGSWKKGAAPPRPSRKPPTVEKKAVQFIEKDLTQSTIVLGHSGISRTNPDFYAVTVMNHVLGAGGFSSRLMDSIRDKQGLAYGITSHYDARAMPGSFWINLQTRTETTNQAITSALAEMKAIREAPVSDQELAEAKSFLMGSFPLRLDSTAKLAQVLGQVEFFGLGFDYFSQYPKWIDRVTKDDVQRVAKQYLNPQSYALVVVGNITKAKVRH